A region of Haliotis asinina isolate JCU_RB_2024 chromosome 7, JCU_Hal_asi_v2, whole genome shotgun sequence DNA encodes the following proteins:
- the LOC137291230 gene encoding uncharacterized protein: MYPNAIQKSLEIIRDSKASNDWRRGVSPMRRFQDPVCQVSPDRYSLRGVSPLNRPEGRTQGTRGVSPLNRQNGNNDFGQDSSPNDVMAWTSTPIDRSLMSETTYKVSVSHLIRPRQPLFKPPKLNLGIKSSTNNQNTLTSKKETVKVPSASNDAGRKPLQSSSDVSISKKQTSCVKTVTPPHIKKVVDVSTMNLPEWISDISPLASSSTTSCSSSTNLDLNAENVMTKQSAVSNDKVVEVSTMNLPEWINDISWWASTPTTSCSSSTSLDLNEENVMPKQTTAFDDKTPPAKVPKKRVRFSQVAWPSDVDESVIKLRFSQPQARAFTIVYDEDQSELDRDSQPQLRSPPPPLVPYTGDANRRLVPSMSKLSLEGVLLVNESRKRRKDMTSVPTGDVKKRKIAPSDGRNETSYVTRPKQWWLRKRRQARRKQDQPSSSSTSTSAVSATTSTITTISPGSASYSCPTSISGASSSHRRSLKRRAPDDDSCSGDGFKRSRLN, translated from the exons GCAACGACTGGAGACGTGGTGTGTCTCCTATGAGGAGATTCCAGGACCCTGTGTGTCAAGTGTCTCCAGACAGATACAGTCTTAGAGGGGTGTCTCCCTTGAATCGGCCCGAGGGTAGAACACAAGGCACACGTGGCGTTTCTCCCTTGAATCGCCAGAATGGaaacaacgactttggacaGGATTCCTCCCCAAATGACGTCATGGCGTGGACATCAACCCCCATTGACAGGAGCCTCATGTCTGAGACAACATACAAAGTCTCTGTCTCGCACTTGATCAGACCACGCCAGCCTCTCTTCAAGCCTCCCAAACTCAATCTGGGTATCAAGTCATCTACAAATAACCAG AACACGCTGACATCAAAGAAGGAGACTGTCAAAGTTCCTAGCGCATCAAATGATGCTGGGCGAAAGCCTCTTCAGTCATCCTCAGACGTCTCTATCTCCAAGAAACAGACTTCCTGTGTGAAAACAGTCACCCCTCCTCACATAAAGAAG GTTGtggatgtgtccactatgaatCTGCCAGAGTGGATCAGTGATATATCCCCTTTGGCCTCCTCCTCAACCACTTCCTGCTCATCCTCAACAAACCTGGACTTGAATGCAGAAAACGTGATGACCAAACAATCCGCTGTATCTAATGATAAG GTTGTGGAAGTGTCCACTATGAATCTGCCAGAGTGGATCAACGATATATCCTGGTGGGCGTCCACCCCAACCACTTCATGCTCATCCTCAACAAGCCTGGACTTGAATGAAGAAAATGTGATGCCCAAACAAACCACTGCATTTGATGATAAG aCTCCTCCTGCCAAAGTGCCAAAGAAAAGAGTCAGATTCAGCCAAGTGGCGTGGCCTTCAGACGTTGACGAGTCAGTCATTAAACTGAGATTCTCACAGCCTCAG GCACGAGCATTTACCATCGTGTATGATGAGGATCAG TCTGAACTTGACAGAGACTCCCAGCCTCAGCTTCGTTCCCCACCGCCCCCTCTCGTCCCCTACACCGGGGACGCCAACCGCCGTTTGGTTCCCTCCATGTCCAAACTGAGCCTGGAGGGCGTCCTGCTG GTCAACGAATCGAGGAAGAGGAGAAAGGATATGACCTCCGTCCCCACAGGCGACGTCAAGAAGAGGAAGATTGCACCCTCGGACGGAAGAAATGAGACCAGCTACGTCACAAGACCCAAACAATGGTGGCTGAGGAAGCGAAGACAAGCGAGGAGGAAACAGGACCAACCATCTTCCTCCTCGACTTCTACCTCTGCTGTCAGCGCAACTACTTCGACTATCACCACCATTTCACCCGGATCTGCCTCTTACTCTTGTCCAACGTCCATCTCTGGTGCCTCTTCTTCCCATAGGAGATCTCTTAAGAGGAGGGCACCAGACGATGATTCCTGTTCTGGTGATGGCTTCAAGAGGTCTCGTCTCAACTAG